A window from Pangasianodon hypophthalmus isolate fPanHyp1 chromosome 16, fPanHyp1.pri, whole genome shotgun sequence encodes these proteins:
- the tasorb gene encoding protein TASOR isoform X3, whose amino-acid sequence MACNLNEDRKYDRDGIKTSGLCLDGSESQEQLSASTTTTSKQNGDQAGCEDEQMSEQDACERRKSGLSDLKHCSTSPSGLHRSAEEWSRKTFQIPRKIKERKGLLQQLVPESWEFEELLKLLSSSYLDASSRGAFTYTKACLIHNELLEKEYIEKKRELKQAGRTDAELTDSYAFLLPDAKKTRWICEKGLSVGHARINNLGNPVKGVYLSKYSDLLQINPFEAGASGDIIIFKVMKGRLKSIFENTPKNNLEPAPKFDCHMHKNASKVTSLLSYRAFELTQQYFYEFAFEELRSRPRHVCPYAVVSFQYKGKESATAAHRLSSGVYEGHRGRLPPSGLSVICCINRWRRYTVWSGTLVNRGEELYHVCIRSPNLPFLPFKLPDKIDISMAMHLDQVKRKIPSTLLSWDAYNGTQEAMKCGLYCSLFDVMAKTKQGNCLSGLLHKMEKEKMVLVKPLAERGFLLLLSSSHLHSSNEKRGRSDRGLQALFVFQESRITGRLMSKHAGLHVDSLVSLEPKDPITEHLETFAPALHHAFYKLRSNPPKDLASAVKNQALDYLSLREHGSGRPFSVPEYRSSLDERPGPYPPQRPKSLDSVLNTYVHAPANFQLAIACLQQDMEDSGPAMVDEYSPVSDWSGSGSTRTGLAQSNGGGAQKPQGEYDKDKMEKLLKLIQLHKRALGKEDGGMQERSEDWEPAGHKRRPEGDISTGVSKYLKTDVLSNGELGRVPQGETSMSLSAVMDSMGMCDTDLREHVSHTTPIQDTQTLLKFFITALKKVSQSSATAASATTTHLMLPTQLQESLVPERTCEPAEPTAHYDRNLRARHTEDEQVSVDYLEDQMACSIGSMDLCSPSSGFEQQVQLPAEASHNRLQWRTTSTVPVTADEAGTSGTSVKDRSVPSAAQTLDSILDQEFQSLCTGIQELMERQQIFYVSQPTLPRHEATPSRLESTFSPYVSKYISPLPVQGYISTLCEKMNHMISSPAAPLYPVAPNDAVQPALAPPPPPVAPLSAALTASPTVTPAAVLPAKQSASKAKSQESLHKAASKPQTPVSTPTPTATPTAPPPAPKKQPSPARKSHPGKKTDAKLPDVSDSPKCMPIVSTALPLIPEVPPEPAQMGAPGNDMIGQIKPDVLCTLMEIMQMNAVRFYIQRGDEEENELCTEIKGYLENLGNIECDPLTYLENNCQQKFMVIIQNEDIASHVHKIPALVSLKKLTTVYFAGVDNLDDVKNRTYNELFMSGGLIVSDELILNPDFITLERLQAFLQFLEEQSMPWKWKVHCKTQKKLKELSRSNSEALDLLNLLTAYQKKHLVEFLPYHECDAPSRQAPDLDCLVKLQAQHTQLRHIIFLTEKSLDAPKFSSNGIIIASLNDLMTDFESLISRTRAEDSTLPIVLGPGDSHTEPDACMDEEDMSLDSDEDATVQAEDRAAEKQTTLPLQPVSEDTLPPLSDPHRTDLLSSCPVDYNVLKAAISHYKASKQAGTSMVEGEDNLVSFGVNPHQSYLYPNSAQWSPYSGSPGYHVSSAYSSPACSTSQGQEYSQVSSMSVTLANTVPLSQPANQANPNSSCVNPSANTAPPGLSQTSCSKGDIDPDGLSCPQPLPQAQTQSLAEDSQSFLPGSQDKQTKAMEPPVLCSSSSVPCTLPSYPDTPVFPGPIPTPPAPPVYNWAAPTGAQNSYTPGVSTAPFGKNEGAASAEGLCIGTGEGLTLNNKVDGSTSGTAPSSVQFQDGGTEKSSTSGSVMPNNQGSRTSVNSCTESHRGGMTHARGMTGGGMPSNPRGLLPRPGATMRPACRGGPHGPISQSGNRMFGPRGPMPGLMDMRRGGFRGRGVPPMPMRSRPGRGSMWGGTHCNRGYGPPKDYYSDYTY is encoded by the exons ATGGCCTGCAATCTGAACGAAGACAGAAAATACGACCGGGACGGCATCAAGACCAGCGGCTTATGTCTGGACGGCAGCGAGAGCCAGGAACAATTGTCAGCCTCTACCACGACTACATCCAAGCAAAATGGCGATCAAGCTGGATGCGAAGACGAGCAAATGTCTGAACAAGATGCTTGTGAGCGGCGGAAGAGCGGGCTGTCAGATCTGAAGCACTGCAGCACTTCACCGTCGGGGCTGCACAGATCAGCCGAGGAGTGGTCGCGGAAGACTTTCCAAATCCCGCGGAAGATTAAGGAGCGCAAAG GTCTTCTCCAGCAGTTAGTGCCAGAATCGTGGGAGTTTGAGGAGCTTCTCAAGCTCCTGTCTTCCTCATACCTGGATGCTTCATCTCGAGGAGCTTTCACCTACACTAAAGCTTGTCTCATTCACAATGAGCTCCTGGAGAAAGAG TACATTGAGAAGAAAAGGGAACTCAAGCAAGCTGGGCGGACAGACGCTGAGCTTACTGACTCCTACGCTTTTCTGCTGCCTGATGCAAAAAAG ACTCGCTGGATCTGTGAAAAGGGCCTTTCAGTGGGACATGCACGTATTAACAATTTGGGAAATCCCGTTAAAG gTGTTTACCTTTCAAAATATTCAGATTTATTGCAAATAAATCCGTTTGAAGCAGGTGCTTCTGGGGACATAATCATATTTAAAGTCATGAAG gGTAGATTAAAGAGCATATTTGAAAATACGCCCAAGAATAATCTGGAACCTGCGCCTAAGTTTGATTGCCACATGCACAAAAATGCCAGCAAAGTCACCTCATTATTGTCGTATAGGGCCTTTGAGCTCACTCAG CAATACTTTTATGAGTTTGCGTTTGAGGAGCTAAGGTCACGGCCCAGACACGTGTGTCCCTATGCTGTGGTGTCCTTTCAGTACAAAGGCAAGGAGTCGGCCACAGCTGCTCACAG ATTAAGCAGTGGTGTGTATGAAGGACATAGAGGTAGGCTGCCTCCATCTGGACTGTCTGTGATTTGCTGTATTAATA GATGGCGAAGGTATACAGTGTGGAGTGGCACATTAGTGAATAGGGGAGAAGAGCTGTATCACGTGTGCATCCGGTCACCCAATCTCCCCTTTCTGCCCTTCAAACT TCCTGACAAAATTGACATAAGTATGGCAATGCACCTTGATCAAGTGAAGAGGAAAATTCCCTCTACACTGCTTTCATGGGATGCATATAATGGAACACAAGAGg CAATGAAATGTGGGCTGTACTGCAGCCTGTTTGATGTCATGGCTAAGACCAAGCAGGGAAACTGCCTGTCTGGCCTGCTACACAAAatggagaaggaaaaaatg GTTCTTGTGAAGCCACTGGCAGAAAGAGGCTTTCTTCTCCTTCTATCATCATCTCACCTGCACAGTTCTAATG AGAAGCGAGGGAGAAGCGACAGAGGATTACAagcactttttgtttttcaagaaTCAAGAATCACAGGCAGGTTAA TGTCCAAGCATGCTGGCCTACACGTGGACTCTCTGGTTTCATTAGAGCCCAAAGACCCAATCACTGAGCACCTAGAGACCTTTGCTCCTGCCCTGCACCATGCTTTCTATAAACTGCGCTCCAATCCACCCAAAGATCTGGCAAGCGCAGTGAAAAACCAGGCTCTGGACTATCTGAGTTTAAGGGAACATGGCTCAGGACGGCCCTTCTCTGTGCCTGAGTACAGGTCAAGCTTGGATGAGCGACCTGGGCCATACCCACCACAGCGGCCCAAGAGCTTGGACTCAGTGCTGAATACATATGTCCACGCACCTGCGAACTTCCAACTGGCCATAGCATGCCTACAGCAGGACATGGAGGACAGTGGTCCTGCCATGGTTGACGAATATAGTCCTGTGTCTGACTGGAGTGGCTCGGGCAGCACCAGGACCGGACTGGCGCAATCTAATGGTGGTGGTGCTCAGAAGCCCCAGGGCGAGTATGACAAAGACAAGATGGAGAAGCTGCTGAAACTGATCCAACTGCACAAACGGGCACTGGGCAAGGAGGATGGAGGCATGCAGGAGCGCAGCGAGGACTGGGAGCCTGCCGGGCACAAGCGGAGACCTGAGGGTGACATCTCAACCGGAGTCAGCAAGTACCTGAAGACAGATGTCTTGAGCAATGGAGAGCTAGGGAGAG TTCCTCAGGGCGAAACGTCTATGTCTCTGTCGGCGGTGATGGACAGCATGGGTATGTGTGACACGGACTTGCGTGAGCACGTTAGCCATACCACACCCATCCAGGACACGCAGACGCTGCTTAAGTTCTTCATCACTGCTCTGAAGAAGGTGTCTCAAAGCTCTGCTACTGCTGCTTCTGCCACCACTACACATCTTATGCTGCCTACACAACTCCAGGAGAGCCTGGTACCTGAGCGGACATGCGAGCCAGCTGAACCCACCGCCCACTATGATCGCAACCTGCGAGCCAGACACACAGAGGATGAGCAGGTCTCAGTGGATTATCTGGAG GATCAGATGGCATGCAGTATTGGCAGTATGGACTTGTGCAGTCCGTCCTCCGGCTTCGAGCAACAGGTGCAGCTCCCTGCTGAAGCTAGTCATAATCGATTACAGTGGAGAACAACCTCTACAG TCCCGGTTACTGCGGATGAGGCAGGGACATCGGGTACATCAGTGAAGGACAGATCAGTACCGTCAGCGGCGCAAACATTAGACTCCATCCTGGACCAGGAGTTTCAGTCTCTCTGCACGGGCATCCAGGAGCTGATGGAAAGGCAGCAGATATTTTACGTTTCCCAGCCTACACTTCCTCGACATGAGGCTACACCCAGCAGACTGGAATCCACCTTCTCTCCGTATGTCTCGAAATACATCTCACCTCTGCCGGTACAGGGTTACATCAGCACGCTGTGCGAAAAGATGAACCACATGATTAGCTCACCTGCTGCTCCTCTGTACCCTGTTGCTCCCAATGATGCGGTTCAACCTGCtcttgctcctcctcctccacctgttGCTCCTCTTTCTGCTGCACTTACTGCATCTCCTACTGTTACTCCTGCTGCTGTCCTCCCTGCCAAACAGTCAGCTTCGAAGGCTAAATCACAGGAGTCCTTACACAAGGCAGCCAGCAAGCCACAAACACCTGTGTCAACCCCGACACCGACTGCTACCCCTACTGCACCTCCTCCTGCCCCCAAGAAACAGCCCTCCCCTGCCAGAAAATCTCACCCAGGGAAAAAGACAGATGCAAAGCTTCCAGATGTTTCAGACAGTCCCAAATGCATGCCTATAGTAAGCACTGCTCTCCCACTGATACCTGAGGTGCCCCCTGAACCAGCCCAGATGGGTGCACCAGGAAATGACATGATCGGCCAGATCAAGCCAGATGTGCTGTGCACACTGATGGAGATCATGCAAATGAATGCAGTTAGGTTTTACATTCAGCGAGGAGATGAAGAGGAAAATGAACTCTGCACTGAGATTAAG GGTTACTTAGAAAACCTTGGCAACATTGAGTGCGATCCTCTGACATATCTGGAAAACAACTGTCAGCAGAAGTTTATGGTCATCATTCAGAATGAAGACATAGCTTCTCATGTTCACAag ATTCCAGCGTTGGTGTCATTAAAGAAGTTGACGACAGTGTATTTTGCTGGCGTGGACAATCTAGATGATGTGAAAAATCGCACTTACAATGAGCTTTTTATGTCTGGAGGCTTAATCGTATCAGACGAGCTCATCCTGAACCCAGACTTCATCACCTTAG AGAGGCTTCAGGCATTCTTACAGTTCTTGGAGGAGCAGAGCATGCCATGGAAGTGGAAGGTTCACTGTAAGACTCAGAAGAAGCTGAAAGAGCTCAGCAG GTCAAACAGTGAAGCTCTGGATCTGCTAAATCTTCTGACAGCTTATCAAAAGAAGCACCTGGTGGAATTCTTGCCTTACCACGAGTGTGATGCTCCGTCACGGCAAGCTCCAGATCTGGACTGTCTGGTGAAGTTACAGGCTCAGCACACACAGCTCCGACACATCATCTTCCTCACAG agaagTCCCTTGACGCACCCAAGTTCTCTAGTAATGGGATCATCATAGCTAGCTTGAATGACCTCATGACAGACTTTGAGAGCCTGATAAGCAGGACTCGAGCTGAAGACTCCACCCTGCCCATTGTCCTGGGTCCAGGTGACAGCCACA CAGAGCCGGATGCGTGCATGGACGAGGAGGACATGTCCCTAGACTCGGATGAGGATGCAACTGTGCAAGCGGAAGACAGGGCAGCGGAGAAGCAGACCACTCTACCTCTTCAACCCGTGAGTGAGGACACACTGCCCCCTCTCTCTGACCCACACAGAACAGACCTTCTGTCCTCTTGTCCTGTGGATTACAACGTTCTCAAGGCGGCCATCTCACACTATAAAGCTTCTAAGCAAGCTGGAACATCCATGGTTGAGGGGGAGGACAACTTGGTTAGTTTTGGTGTGAACCCTCACCAGAGCTACTTGTACCCCAACTCGGCACAGTGGAGCCCCTATTCCGGTTCTCCTGGCTATCATGTGAGCTCTGCCTATTCTTCACCTGCATGCTCAACTTCGCAAGGACAGGAGTACAGCCAAGTGAGCAGCATGAGTGTAACCCTGGCCAACACTGTCCCCCTGTCCCAACCTGCTAATCAGGCTAACCCCAACTCTTCTTGTGTGAACCCATCTGCTAACACTGCTCCCCCGGGCCTGTCCCAAACCTCCTGCAGCAAAGGGGACATAGATCCTGATGGCCTGTCCTGCCCTCAACCCTTGCCTCAGGCTCAGACTCAGTCTCTTGCTGAGGACAGTCAGTCATTTTTGCCTGGCTCTCAAGATAAACAGACTAAAGCCATGGAACCTCCTGTTCTCTGTTCCTCTTCCTCTGTACCTTGCACTTTGCCCAGCTACCCAGATACTCCCGTATTCCCTGGTCCCATACCCACACCCCCTGCACCACCAGTGTATAACTGGGCAGCCCCAACAGGGGCACAGAATAGCTATACACCAGGGGTGAGCACGGCACCTTTTGGGAAGAATGAAGGTGCAGCTTCAGCTGAAGGATTATGTATTGGGACTGGCGAAGGATTGACTCTTAATAATAAAGTTGATGGAAGCACGTCTGGCACAGCGCCTTCCTCTGTGCAGTTCCAGGACGGAGGGACTGAGAAGAGCAGCACATCGGGCAGTGTAATGCCCAACAATCAGGGCAGTAGGACATCAGTAAACTCTTGCACAGAGAGCCACAGAGGTGGCATGACACATGCCCGTGGCATGACTGGAGGGGGAATGCCTAGCAACCCCAGAGGGCTCCTACCCCGACCTGGAGCCACGATGCGTCCTGCGTGCCGAGGAGGGCCACACGGCCCAATCTCTCAAAGCGGGAACCGCATGTTCGGCCCCCGAGGGCCCATGCCAGGGCTTATGGACATGAGGCGTGGAGGCTTCAGAGGGAGAGGAGTGCCCCCCATGCCCATGAGATCCAGACCGGGCAGAGGGTCAATGTGGGGAGGAACGCACTGTAACCGGGGCTATGGTCCCCCAAAGGATTACTACTCGGACTACACTTACTAA
- the tasorb gene encoding protein TASOR isoform X6, which translates to MACNLNEDRKYDRDGIKTSGLCLDGSESQEQLSASTTTTSKQNGDQAGCEDEQMSEQDACERRKSGLSDLKHCSTSPSGLHRSAEEWSRKTFQIPRKIKERKGLLQQLVPESWEFEELLKLLSSSYLDASSRGAFTYTKACLIHNELLEKEYIEKKRELKQAGRTDAELTDSYAFLLPDAKKTRWICEKGLSVGHARINNLGNPVKGVYLSKYSDLLQINPFEAGASGDIIIFKVMKGRLKSIFENTPKNNLEPAPKFDCHMHKNASKVTSLLSYRAFELTQQYFYEFAFEELRSRPRHVCPYAVVSFQYKGKESATAAHRLSSGVYEGHRGWRRYTVWSGTLVNRGEELYHVCIRSPNLPFLPFKLPDKIDISMAMHLDQVKRKIPSTLLSWDAYNGTQEAMKCGLYCSLFDVMAKTKQGNCLSGLLHKMEKEKMVLVKPLAERGFLLLLSSSHLHSSNEKRGRSDRGLQALFVFQESRITGRLMSKHAGLHVDSLVSLEPKDPITEHLETFAPALHHAFYKLRSNPPKDLASAVKNQALDYLSLREHGSGRPFSVPEYRSSLDERPGPYPPQRPKSLDSVLNTYVHAPANFQLAIACLQQDMEDSGPAMVDEYSPVSDWSGSGSTRTGLAQSNGGGAQKPQGEYDKDKMEKLLKLIQLHKRALGKEDGGMQERSEDWEPAGHKRRPEGDISTGVSKYLKTDVLSNGELGRVPQGETSMSLSAVMDSMGMCDTDLREHVSHTTPIQDTQTLLKFFITALKKVSQSSATAASATTTHLMLPTQLQESLVPERTCEPAEPTAHYDRNLRARHTEDEQVSVDYLEDQMACSIGSMDLCSPSSGFEQQVQLPAEASHNRLQWRTTSTGMSTVPVTADEAGTSGTSVKDRSVPSAAQTLDSILDQEFQSLCTGIQELMERQQIFYVSQPTLPRHEATPSRLESTFSPYVSKYISPLPVQGYISTLCEKMNHMISSPAAPLYPVAPNDAVQPALAPPPPPVAPLSAALTASPTVTPAAVLPAKQSASKAKSQESLHKAASKPQTPVSTPTPTATPTAPPPAPKKQPSPARKSHPGKKTDAKLPDVSDSPKCMPIVSTALPLIPEVPPEPAQMGAPGNDMIGQIKPDVLCTLMEIMQMNAVRFYIQRGDEEENELCTEIKGYLENLGNIECDPLTYLENNCQQKFMVIIQNEDIASHVHKIPALVSLKKLTTVYFAGVDNLDDVKNRTYNELFMSGGLIVSDELILNPDFITLERLQAFLQFLEEQSMPWKWKVHCKTQKKLKELSRSNSEALDLLNLLTAYQKKHLVEFLPYHECDAPSRQAPDLDCLVKLQAQHTQLRHIIFLTEKSLDAPKFSSNGIIIASLNDLMTDFESLISRTRAEDSTLPIVLGPGDSHTEPDACMDEEDMSLDSDEDATVQAEDRAAEKQTTLPLQPVSEDTLPPLSDPHRTDLLSSCPVDYNVLKAAISHYKASKQAGTSMVEGEDNLVSFGVNPHQSYLYPNSAQWSPYSGSPGYHVSSAYSSPACSTSQGQEYSQVSSMSVTLANTVPLSQPANQANPNSSCVNPSANTAPPGLSQTSCSKGDIDPDGLSCPQPLPQAQTQSLAEDSQSFLPGSQDKQTKAMEPPVLCSSSSVPCTLPSYPDTPVFPGPIPTPPAPPVYNWAAPTGAQNSYTPGVSTAPFGKNEGAASAEGLCIGTGEGLTLNNKVDGSTSGTAPSSVQFQDGGTEKSSTSGSVMPNNQGSRTSVNSCTESHRGGMTHARGMTGGGMPSNPRGLLPRPGATMRPACRGGPHGPISQSGNRMFGPRGPMPGLMDMRRGGFRGRGVPPMPMRSRPGRGSMWGGTHCNRGYGPPKDYYSDYTY; encoded by the exons ATGGCCTGCAATCTGAACGAAGACAGAAAATACGACCGGGACGGCATCAAGACCAGCGGCTTATGTCTGGACGGCAGCGAGAGCCAGGAACAATTGTCAGCCTCTACCACGACTACATCCAAGCAAAATGGCGATCAAGCTGGATGCGAAGACGAGCAAATGTCTGAACAAGATGCTTGTGAGCGGCGGAAGAGCGGGCTGTCAGATCTGAAGCACTGCAGCACTTCACCGTCGGGGCTGCACAGATCAGCCGAGGAGTGGTCGCGGAAGACTTTCCAAATCCCGCGGAAGATTAAGGAGCGCAAAG GTCTTCTCCAGCAGTTAGTGCCAGAATCGTGGGAGTTTGAGGAGCTTCTCAAGCTCCTGTCTTCCTCATACCTGGATGCTTCATCTCGAGGAGCTTTCACCTACACTAAAGCTTGTCTCATTCACAATGAGCTCCTGGAGAAAGAG TACATTGAGAAGAAAAGGGAACTCAAGCAAGCTGGGCGGACAGACGCTGAGCTTACTGACTCCTACGCTTTTCTGCTGCCTGATGCAAAAAAG ACTCGCTGGATCTGTGAAAAGGGCCTTTCAGTGGGACATGCACGTATTAACAATTTGGGAAATCCCGTTAAAG gTGTTTACCTTTCAAAATATTCAGATTTATTGCAAATAAATCCGTTTGAAGCAGGTGCTTCTGGGGACATAATCATATTTAAAGTCATGAAG gGTAGATTAAAGAGCATATTTGAAAATACGCCCAAGAATAATCTGGAACCTGCGCCTAAGTTTGATTGCCACATGCACAAAAATGCCAGCAAAGTCACCTCATTATTGTCGTATAGGGCCTTTGAGCTCACTCAG CAATACTTTTATGAGTTTGCGTTTGAGGAGCTAAGGTCACGGCCCAGACACGTGTGTCCCTATGCTGTGGTGTCCTTTCAGTACAAAGGCAAGGAGTCGGCCACAGCTGCTCACAG ATTAAGCAGTGGTGTGTATGAAGGACATAGAG GATGGCGAAGGTATACAGTGTGGAGTGGCACATTAGTGAATAGGGGAGAAGAGCTGTATCACGTGTGCATCCGGTCACCCAATCTCCCCTTTCTGCCCTTCAAACT TCCTGACAAAATTGACATAAGTATGGCAATGCACCTTGATCAAGTGAAGAGGAAAATTCCCTCTACACTGCTTTCATGGGATGCATATAATGGAACACAAGAGg CAATGAAATGTGGGCTGTACTGCAGCCTGTTTGATGTCATGGCTAAGACCAAGCAGGGAAACTGCCTGTCTGGCCTGCTACACAAAatggagaaggaaaaaatg GTTCTTGTGAAGCCACTGGCAGAAAGAGGCTTTCTTCTCCTTCTATCATCATCTCACCTGCACAGTTCTAATG AGAAGCGAGGGAGAAGCGACAGAGGATTACAagcactttttgtttttcaagaaTCAAGAATCACAGGCAGGTTAA TGTCCAAGCATGCTGGCCTACACGTGGACTCTCTGGTTTCATTAGAGCCCAAAGACCCAATCACTGAGCACCTAGAGACCTTTGCTCCTGCCCTGCACCATGCTTTCTATAAACTGCGCTCCAATCCACCCAAAGATCTGGCAAGCGCAGTGAAAAACCAGGCTCTGGACTATCTGAGTTTAAGGGAACATGGCTCAGGACGGCCCTTCTCTGTGCCTGAGTACAGGTCAAGCTTGGATGAGCGACCTGGGCCATACCCACCACAGCGGCCCAAGAGCTTGGACTCAGTGCTGAATACATATGTCCACGCACCTGCGAACTTCCAACTGGCCATAGCATGCCTACAGCAGGACATGGAGGACAGTGGTCCTGCCATGGTTGACGAATATAGTCCTGTGTCTGACTGGAGTGGCTCGGGCAGCACCAGGACCGGACTGGCGCAATCTAATGGTGGTGGTGCTCAGAAGCCCCAGGGCGAGTATGACAAAGACAAGATGGAGAAGCTGCTGAAACTGATCCAACTGCACAAACGGGCACTGGGCAAGGAGGATGGAGGCATGCAGGAGCGCAGCGAGGACTGGGAGCCTGCCGGGCACAAGCGGAGACCTGAGGGTGACATCTCAACCGGAGTCAGCAAGTACCTGAAGACAGATGTCTTGAGCAATGGAGAGCTAGGGAGAG TTCCTCAGGGCGAAACGTCTATGTCTCTGTCGGCGGTGATGGACAGCATGGGTATGTGTGACACGGACTTGCGTGAGCACGTTAGCCATACCACACCCATCCAGGACACGCAGACGCTGCTTAAGTTCTTCATCACTGCTCTGAAGAAGGTGTCTCAAAGCTCTGCTACTGCTGCTTCTGCCACCACTACACATCTTATGCTGCCTACACAACTCCAGGAGAGCCTGGTACCTGAGCGGACATGCGAGCCAGCTGAACCCACCGCCCACTATGATCGCAACCTGCGAGCCAGACACACAGAGGATGAGCAGGTCTCAGTGGATTATCTGGAG GATCAGATGGCATGCAGTATTGGCAGTATGGACTTGTGCAGTCCGTCCTCCGGCTTCGAGCAACAGGTGCAGCTCCCTGCTGAAGCTAGTCATAATCGATTACAGTGGAGAACAACCTCTACAGGTATGTCTACAG TCCCGGTTACTGCGGATGAGGCAGGGACATCGGGTACATCAGTGAAGGACAGATCAGTACCGTCAGCGGCGCAAACATTAGACTCCATCCTGGACCAGGAGTTTCAGTCTCTCTGCACGGGCATCCAGGAGCTGATGGAAAGGCAGCAGATATTTTACGTTTCCCAGCCTACACTTCCTCGACATGAGGCTACACCCAGCAGACTGGAATCCACCTTCTCTCCGTATGTCTCGAAATACATCTCACCTCTGCCGGTACAGGGTTACATCAGCACGCTGTGCGAAAAGATGAACCACATGATTAGCTCACCTGCTGCTCCTCTGTACCCTGTTGCTCCCAATGATGCGGTTCAACCTGCtcttgctcctcctcctccacctgttGCTCCTCTTTCTGCTGCACTTACTGCATCTCCTACTGTTACTCCTGCTGCTGTCCTCCCTGCCAAACAGTCAGCTTCGAAGGCTAAATCACAGGAGTCCTTACACAAGGCAGCCAGCAAGCCACAAACACCTGTGTCAACCCCGACACCGACTGCTACCCCTACTGCACCTCCTCCTGCCCCCAAGAAACAGCCCTCCCCTGCCAGAAAATCTCACCCAGGGAAAAAGACAGATGCAAAGCTTCCAGATGTTTCAGACAGTCCCAAATGCATGCCTATAGTAAGCACTGCTCTCCCACTGATACCTGAGGTGCCCCCTGAACCAGCCCAGATGGGTGCACCAGGAAATGACATGATCGGCCAGATCAAGCCAGATGTGCTGTGCACACTGATGGAGATCATGCAAATGAATGCAGTTAGGTTTTACATTCAGCGAGGAGATGAAGAGGAAAATGAACTCTGCACTGAGATTAAG GGTTACTTAGAAAACCTTGGCAACATTGAGTGCGATCCTCTGACATATCTGGAAAACAACTGTCAGCAGAAGTTTATGGTCATCATTCAGAATGAAGACATAGCTTCTCATGTTCACAag ATTCCAGCGTTGGTGTCATTAAAGAAGTTGACGACAGTGTATTTTGCTGGCGTGGACAATCTAGATGATGTGAAAAATCGCACTTACAATGAGCTTTTTATGTCTGGAGGCTTAATCGTATCAGACGAGCTCATCCTGAACCCAGACTTCATCACCTTAG AGAGGCTTCAGGCATTCTTACAGTTCTTGGAGGAGCAGAGCATGCCATGGAAGTGGAAGGTTCACTGTAAGACTCAGAAGAAGCTGAAAGAGCTCAGCAG GTCAAACAGTGAAGCTCTGGATCTGCTAAATCTTCTGACAGCTTATCAAAAGAAGCACCTGGTGGAATTCTTGCCTTACCACGAGTGTGATGCTCCGTCACGGCAAGCTCCAGATCTGGACTGTCTGGTGAAGTTACAGGCTCAGCACACACAGCTCCGACACATCATCTTCCTCACAG agaagTCCCTTGACGCACCCAAGTTCTCTAGTAATGGGATCATCATAGCTAGCTTGAATGACCTCATGACAGACTTTGAGAGCCTGATAAGCAGGACTCGAGCTGAAGACTCCACCCTGCCCATTGTCCTGGGTCCAGGTGACAGCCACA CAGAGCCGGATGCGTGCATGGACGAGGAGGACATGTCCCTAGACTCGGATGAGGATGCAACTGTGCAAGCGGAAGACAGGGCAGCGGAGAAGCAGACCACTCTACCTCTTCAACCCGTGAGTGAGGACACACTGCCCCCTCTCTCTGACCCACACAGAACAGACCTTCTGTCCTCTTGTCCTGTGGATTACAACGTTCTCAAGGCGGCCATCTCACACTATAAAGCTTCTAAGCAAGCTGGAACATCCATGGTTGAGGGGGAGGACAACTTGGTTAGTTTTGGTGTGAACCCTCACCAGAGCTACTTGTACCCCAACTCGGCACAGTGGAGCCCCTATTCCGGTTCTCCTGGCTATCATGTGAGCTCTGCCTATTCTTCACCTGCATGCTCAACTTCGCAAGGACAGGAGTACAGCCAAGTGAGCAGCATGAGTGTAACCCTGGCCAACACTGTCCCCCTGTCCCAACCTGCTAATCAGGCTAACCCCAACTCTTCTTGTGTGAACCCATCTGCTAACACTGCTCCCCCGGGCCTGTCCCAAACCTCCTGCAGCAAAGGGGACATAGATCCTGATGGCCTGTCCTGCCCTCAACCCTTGCCTCAGGCTCAGACTCAGTCTCTTGCTGAGGACAGTCAGTCATTTTTGCCTGGCTCTCAAGATAAACAGACTAAAGCCATGGAACCTCCTGTTCTCTGTTCCTCTTCCTCTGTACCTTGCACTTTGCCCAGCTACCCAGATACTCCCGTATTCCCTGGTCCCATACCCACACCCCCTGCACCACCAGTGTATAACTGGGCAGCCCCAACAGGGGCACAGAATAGCTATACACCAGGGGTGAGCACGGCACCTTTTGGGAAGAATGAAGGTGCAGCTTCAGCTGAAGGATTATGTATTGGGACTGGCGAAGGATTGACTCTTAATAATAAAGTTGATGGAAGCACGTCTGGCACAGCGCCTTCCTCTGTGCAGTTCCAGGACGGAGGGACTGAGAAGAGCAGCACATCGGGCAGTGTAATGCCCAACAATCAGGGCAGTAGGACATCAGTAAACTCTTGCACAGAGAGCCACAGAGGTGGCATGACACATGCCCGTGGCATGACTGGAGGGGGAATGCCTAGCAACCCCAGAGGGCTCCTACCCCGACCTGGAGCCACGATGCGTCCTGCGTGCCGAGGAGGGCCACACGGCCCAATCTCTCAAAGCGGGAACCGCATGTTCGGCCCCCGAGGGCCCATGCCAGGGCTTATGGACATGAGGCGTGGAGGCTTCAGAGGGAGAGGAGTGCCCCCCATGCCCATGAGATCCAGACCGGGCAGAGGGTCAATGTGGGGAGGAACGCACTGTAACCGGGGCTATGGTCCCCCAAAGGATTACTACTCGGACTACACTTACTAA